In the genome of Bradyrhizobium sp. CB3481, the window AGCAGCACCGCGGCACGATCAAGCACCTGCGTTAAAATGCTCCAGCCTTCGCCGGCTGCGCCGAGCGGCTCGGCCTTGGCGTTCTTGAAGGTGAGTTCGGCCTGGCCGCGGGTCGGATCGATATTGGTCAGCGGCTTGGCTTCGACGCCGCCCGCCTTCAGATCGACCAGGAACAGCGAGATATCAGCATCGCGCCCGGCGGAGCCGGTGCGCGCCGCAACGACAGCGAAATCGGCAATCGCGCCATCCGGCACCGGCTTCTTCACGCCCGACAGCGTGCCGCCGGATGCCTGCAGCTTGATTGCCTTCGGCGACGGATTGCCCTTGCCTTCGAACAGCGCCAGCGTACCGATCGCCTCGCCGCTCGCGATCTTCGGCAGCCATTTCTGCTTCTGCGCGTCGGAGCCGGCGAGCAGCAGCGCTTCGGCGGCGAGATAGACGGTGGAGGAGAACGGCACCGGCGCGTTGGCGCGGCCCATTTCCTCCGCGATCACACAGAGCTCGAGGTGGCCGGCGCCCGCGCCGCCGAATTCCTCGGGAATCGCAACGCCGAGGAAACCCATCTCGGCAAGGCCCTGCCACAGCGCCTTGTCATACGGCGCCTTGCCGTCGAGCACCTCACGCACGGCCTTCGGCGGGCATTTCTCGGCGAGGAACTTCCTCGCCTCATCGCGCATCTGTTTTTGTTCGTCGGAGAAATCGAAGTTCATGGCGTGGTACTCGCGTTGTGTGGGTCTGCTGTGTGTATCTCTAACTCGTCGTCCCCGCGAAAGCGGGGACCCATAACCACCGGCGGTTATGTTTTGTCCGGAATTCGCACCAACCTAACATCGATGGGCCTCGGCGTATGGTCCC includes:
- a CDS encoding acyl-CoA dehydrogenase family protein, giving the protein MNFDFSDEQKQMRDEARKFLAEKCPPKAVREVLDGKAPYDKALWQGLAEMGFLGVAIPEEFGGAGAGHLELCVIAEEMGRANAPVPFSSTVYLAAEALLLAGSDAQKQKWLPKIASGEAIGTLALFEGKGNPSPKAIKLQASGGTLSGVKKPVPDGAIADFAVVAARTGSAGRDADISLFLVDLKAGGVEAKPLTNIDPTRGQAELTFKNAKAEPLGAAGEGWSILTQVLDRAAVLLAFEQVGGSDRALEMGRDYALDRIAFGRPIGSFQAVKHMLADMYVSATLARSNCYYGAWALSTNAGELPEAAAAARISATQAFQHCAKNNIQVHGGMGFTWEFDCHMYYRRANATALTLGSLSYWEDQLIDRMRKKNAA